Proteins encoded by one window of Mustela erminea isolate mMusErm1 chromosome 5, mMusErm1.Pri, whole genome shotgun sequence:
- the C2CD4B gene encoding C2 calcium-dependent domain-containing protein 4B isoform X1 translates to MTLSDWRRKERSTSCHHSQPQPLRMRILGKLRASAPEPAFSNVLTPARIPEFCIPPRLPAPCSPESLPPAAALPRRCAAEPDLWPGGAYGAAGHTDWDPRSQAALSLPHLPRARTAYGFCALLESPHTRRKESLFLGGACAAPLLLPGSAPVPDPAIPAGPRQTPDVPAPPPRAHRLLRAPEGLLSRALRARRSRGLARARSVSSGDDDDERGAGSQPPARAPSASPPPPPPPGPDPRPERLEAEGTVALGRDWGALRLAAEYSRASGRLRVRLLGAEGLPAGTAEPRAVGCRVSFVLRSPGKTRPQRSAVVRTSRKAAFDQDVCLDGLSEEQVRRLAVRVQAEKRGSGRERGRRLGQGELLLGSLLLP, encoded by the exons atgaccctgagtgactggagaaggaaggaaag GAGCACTTCTTGCCACCACTCCCAGCCTCAGCCTCTAAGGATGCGGATCCTTGGGAAACTGCGCGCCTCCGCTCCGGAGCCTGCTTTTTCCAACGTGCTCACCCCGGCCCGCATCCCCGAGTTCTGCATCCCGCCCCGGCTGCCCGCGCCCTGCTCACCGGAGTCTCTGCCTCCGGCCGCGGCTCTGCCCCGGCGCTGCGCCGCTGAGCCAGACCTGTGGCCCGGAGGAGCCTACGGTGCCGCGGGACATACGGACTGGGACCCGCGCTCGCAGGCCGCGCTCTCGCTGCCGCATCTGCCGCGCGCGCGCACCGCCTACGGCTTCTGCGCGCTGCTCGAGAGCCCGCACACCCGCCGCAAGGAGTCACTCTTCCTCGGGGGCGCCTGCGCCGCCCCGCTCCTGCTCCCGGGCTCAGCCCCGGTTCCCGACCCCGCGATCCCCGCCGGCCCCCGGCAGACCCCGGACGtgcccgcgccgccgccccgcGCCCACCGCCTCCTGCGCGCCCCCGAAGGACTGCTGAGCCGCGCGCTGCGGGCCCGGAGGAGTCGTGGCCTGGCGCGCGCCCGCTCCGTGTCCAGCGGGGACGACGACGACGAGCGCGGCGCCGGCTCCCAGCCCCCGGCCCGGGCCCCCTCCGCGTCCCCGCCGCCGCCTCCACCGCCTGGCCCCGACCCGCGGCCCGAGCGCCTGGAGGCCGAGGGCACAGTGGCCCTGGGCCGCGACTGGGGCGCCCTGCGCCTGGCCGCCGAGTACAGCCGGGCCAGCGGGCGGCTCCGCGTGCGGCTGCTCGGTGCCGAGGGCCTGCCCGCAGGGACCGCCGAGCCCCGCGCCGTGGGCTGCCGCGTCAGCTTCGTCCTGCGCTCTCCAGGCAAGACGCGCCCGCAGCGCAGCGCCGTGGTGCGGACGAGCCGCAAGGCCGCCTTCGACCAGGACGTGTGCCTGGACGGGCTGTCGGAGGAGCAGGTGCGCCGCCTGGCCGTGCGCGTCCAGGCGGAGAAGCGGGGCAGCGGCCGCGAGCGGGGCCGCCGGCTGGGCCAGGGCGAGctgctgctgggctccctgctgctcccctga
- the C2CD4B gene encoding C2 calcium-dependent domain-containing protein 4B isoform X2, whose amino-acid sequence MRILGKLRASAPEPAFSNVLTPARIPEFCIPPRLPAPCSPESLPPAAALPRRCAAEPDLWPGGAYGAAGHTDWDPRSQAALSLPHLPRARTAYGFCALLESPHTRRKESLFLGGACAAPLLLPGSAPVPDPAIPAGPRQTPDVPAPPPRAHRLLRAPEGLLSRALRARRSRGLARARSVSSGDDDDERGAGSQPPARAPSASPPPPPPPGPDPRPERLEAEGTVALGRDWGALRLAAEYSRASGRLRVRLLGAEGLPAGTAEPRAVGCRVSFVLRSPGKTRPQRSAVVRTSRKAAFDQDVCLDGLSEEQVRRLAVRVQAEKRGSGRERGRRLGQGELLLGSLLLP is encoded by the coding sequence ATGCGGATCCTTGGGAAACTGCGCGCCTCCGCTCCGGAGCCTGCTTTTTCCAACGTGCTCACCCCGGCCCGCATCCCCGAGTTCTGCATCCCGCCCCGGCTGCCCGCGCCCTGCTCACCGGAGTCTCTGCCTCCGGCCGCGGCTCTGCCCCGGCGCTGCGCCGCTGAGCCAGACCTGTGGCCCGGAGGAGCCTACGGTGCCGCGGGACATACGGACTGGGACCCGCGCTCGCAGGCCGCGCTCTCGCTGCCGCATCTGCCGCGCGCGCGCACCGCCTACGGCTTCTGCGCGCTGCTCGAGAGCCCGCACACCCGCCGCAAGGAGTCACTCTTCCTCGGGGGCGCCTGCGCCGCCCCGCTCCTGCTCCCGGGCTCAGCCCCGGTTCCCGACCCCGCGATCCCCGCCGGCCCCCGGCAGACCCCGGACGtgcccgcgccgccgccccgcGCCCACCGCCTCCTGCGCGCCCCCGAAGGACTGCTGAGCCGCGCGCTGCGGGCCCGGAGGAGTCGTGGCCTGGCGCGCGCCCGCTCCGTGTCCAGCGGGGACGACGACGACGAGCGCGGCGCCGGCTCCCAGCCCCCGGCCCGGGCCCCCTCCGCGTCCCCGCCGCCGCCTCCACCGCCTGGCCCCGACCCGCGGCCCGAGCGCCTGGAGGCCGAGGGCACAGTGGCCCTGGGCCGCGACTGGGGCGCCCTGCGCCTGGCCGCCGAGTACAGCCGGGCCAGCGGGCGGCTCCGCGTGCGGCTGCTCGGTGCCGAGGGCCTGCCCGCAGGGACCGCCGAGCCCCGCGCCGTGGGCTGCCGCGTCAGCTTCGTCCTGCGCTCTCCAGGCAAGACGCGCCCGCAGCGCAGCGCCGTGGTGCGGACGAGCCGCAAGGCCGCCTTCGACCAGGACGTGTGCCTGGACGGGCTGTCGGAGGAGCAGGTGCGCCGCCTGGCCGTGCGCGTCCAGGCGGAGAAGCGGGGCAGCGGCCGCGAGCGGGGCCGCCGGCTGGGCCAGGGCGAGctgctgctgggctccctgctgctcccctga